Below is a window of Salvelinus alpinus chromosome 34, SLU_Salpinus.1, whole genome shotgun sequence DNA.
ACAGACTTAGACACACCATAGCTTGCCCAAGGACACAACGGCTACACCACTGCCTATGTTATCCAGACTAGCACATTTGTTAAACATTTGTCAACTTGTTGTTTTAAGTAGCCTGCAGTATATGGTTTAAACCGAGAAATAGGCCTAAAAGAAAAGGGAATATCACCATTTATTCAAACAATGTAGGCAGCCACGTTGATAATAAGCGTGCCCTCAATTCAGCTTTCATCTCTACATAAAAATAGATCGCCCTACTCTTCACGCAGTACTTAACCAGAGCAGCGGGCAGTACCATCCAGCACTTTTCTTTGGACCCTGATGTCTTCATTGCAAATGCCCCAACATCGTGGTATTCCATAAAGGATGTGTTCGATCTAACACGCGTTGTTCCATTTATCGAATTACTTTACTTTTGGCACGATCTTAACTATGGCCGTGCGTTTTTAAACCGTTTTAGACCTATGGCAAAGAGGCAATCGAAAGAAATGTACAGTGTAATGAGTGAATGCCATAGCTTGCAGGTGCAACCAGATAAATATGGCTCTAAGTGCAACCATCAATATTTGGGATTCGAATTGCGAATATCGTTGAAGGTTTATGCAcacatttcatttaaaaaaaatacatcgtTGTTTTTGTGGTGGTATTTCTTAGATGCTTAGAATGAAATATTTTCTTTACATTATCAAAATATTTATGCAAAGCGCCAGAGGACAGTTGCAGAGATCAAATCAGATAGACCTAAATTGAGATTAAATAGCCGCATCTTTTCAACATAATTTGTTTAACTTGTATTATTACACATATTACATAATGTTTGTAATTAGATAGAGTAAgacatattatttattttaattgtcTTACCAAATGTGCCTAAATGACTATACACTTCAAGTAAGAAAATCTCAATTTTGTTGAGAAAATTTGGAACCAACCGAGAGCCTAACAACCAAAGTAAATATTTGGATGTGAAGAGCTCCtgaggcctctcctctcctctcctctcctgtcctgtcctcccctctcctctccggcTGAAGCTGAAGTCTGAGGGTGTAATAGAGGGCTCGCGAGGTCATTGTGGAAAGAAACATTCCCGTTATCATGAACATGACTTATCTTTGCCTTACGAAGTTTTGCACTTAAATGGAGAGTCCTTTTCAAACGTACCCACTTGAGCCACCGTAGTAGGCCTACTTGCATTCAGTAATCTGTTAGTTCTTGCGACCTGGCTGTAGTGTTTGTCAACATTATTTGAGCAGTTGTTCACTGAGTACCTTGTTGCACAGATCTGCGTTTTCCCTGTTTTTATAGGAGGATTATCCCTGTTTTTATAGGAGGATTATCCCTGTTTTTATAGGAGGATTATCCATGTTTTTTATAGGAGGATTATCAAACTATGATTAAACAAAAGTAGCCTTTCTCTTGATGTCTCTGGGGTGTGTTTTAGATCTAATGTTGTCCATTCTGTTTTTTGTTACCAGGCTTGTTTTTAGAGTTGTATTCAGTGCATAAAGATGCAATATCTTGGTGCGTAAAGATTAAAGCGAAGTGAAAGGCCACTATTTTGATACGCCATATTATCCAAATCATCTAGGTCAACGACTCCGTTTGTGTGGTGGAAACTAAAAGGCTTTTTAATTCATTTGGAAATGCATAAGTAATATTTCTGCTCACTATAAACTTGGCGGGTGTTCGACGTAGAGCAGCAGAAGATAGTACTGCACGCATCCCATTCCATTCAAAACCATGACAACAAGGAACAAGCTCGGATTTATTCTGGAAAGTTAAAGGACATTGTTGCAGGGCGTCAATCACCGTATTATTGCAGGACTGAACAAATGCAAAATCTCGAATGGAACAAATGCTTCCAACGGGTCTCGGACGCAGAGCTACATTTCCCTCCTTTGTTCTCGGCCTCTGGTTGGCGTGTATTTGTGTTCCCCCTCGGCCGACCACCCAGGACGACTTGAAATGGGAGGCTGAGGCTTGTCCACTCTCCTCGCTAGGGTAGGCTCTGTCACCAAGGCAAGGTGCGCGGAGCAGAGCAGAGATGAGAGGGACTGGCATGGGAACTAGATGGAACTCCACGGACCTGCCTGTGCCTCGTGCAAGTATATCTGAAGTGTGGGACAAGAGCCAATATTAGACCTCTCTTCAGTCTGAAGTACAGTTAAACACACTCCAAAAACGAACGGAAAAAAAGCAAACATGCATTATACGTTTATGTCTCATCTTCCCCTTTACAGCCCTCCTTACAAGTGCCCCAGAATATGAATGCGTCTTCTGGTGATTCTTGATCACCTTTATCAGCTGCCTCATTACTTCCTATTTATATCCCTTTATAAAACATGTGTTTTGACTGGGGGTGAAGGACACTTGTTCCGCCTTAGTGACATAGCGTTTGACCCATCCAAGAAGGGCGTGCCATATCATGGAATCAAAAGCACTCATGTGATTCAAGTGTCATCTCTAACACTAATACTAAAATACTAACATACTTGTCTCAATTTATTTCACACTGTCCTTATGGCTAGCTTCTTAGAATTCACGTCTGTCACAAGATAAATTGCCATAATACGATTCTGTCTTCTCATTAGAAATTGGTCATTGTCATCTCTCCATTTGATAGTGGTGCTCTGTGTGTAGCCTATACAGAAAAACGCATTTTTCCTCGGGAAATTAGAATGAGATTGATAGCGGAATAAGCGCAAGTTAAAGAAAAATAACCTAATATTGCATTATTTGAAGATGAAGACAATCCAAACAAAAATGTCCTTAagaagatttttatttttattgtcctGTCTTTATATTTCAGGGACATTATTTACAACATGATTGTTCAAGTCTTTTCAAAATACCTGTAATGACTATGGGGCTGCACACCCATAAATAAATTAGTTAAACCAACTCAGGGACATCTCACACTAATTGCTCACTTTGTATGCAAATATTGGACATGTTATttcgacggggggggggggggggggtgacgggGCTGGGCTCTGTTGTCACTTGCCACCCAAGATGTGATTCAGCTGCAACAATCACCATTATCTGGTCACCACTTTTAACGATACGGGACGAATCTGTAATGATGACGAGTGTTTCCTTCCGCCATTGTTGAGGCAACGGTGTTATTCTTCTGTGCGGGTTCACACCTACCATCATTGGATAACGGCACTCGAATCATTCAGGTACTTAGCATCCTGGAGGAGGATATATAAGCGGGTGAAGTACTGTTTATACAAACACTGCACTACCTCGTGTCCACACACAGACAGGGTATTCTAGGTCGTCTGTGACTCTGACAGAGCACGCTTAGTCATTTTTTGATACGTCGCTTTTACTCCTATATCAACGGTCTCTCTCCTTTGGATAGTTTTCACGCACAAGGATTCCGATTTTTTTCCGGAAGCAATGGCTGGTGCTGCAAAGTTCAGTTTTTCCGTGAGGAGCATCCTGGATTTGCCTGAAAATGACGCAGAGACAGTGCAGCCCTCCCCCGGTAACTCCTGCTCCAGCTCCCCTTACTCCTCCTGGATGGACAGCGACCGGACCCCTTGTCTCTGTAAGTCCCCGTGGTTAACACCTGAGCATAGAAACAGATAACCACTTCATATGATCCATATAAACACATAACAcatactagctctgactttgttGATAGCTATTTTATTGAAGAAAAATGTACTtaatatgactgtgatatgtggttgtcccacctagctatcttaaaacgaatgcactaactgtaactcGCTGTGGATTAAGAGCttttgctaaatgactaaaatgtaaaaatgtaaatatggGTCTTACCTAAATTGACACAATTCCATTACTGCGATTTCCAACATAGCTGTTTTATGAAATCCAATTGGTATCCAATTAACATAAGCCTTGTGTCATTATTGGATACATTTTATAAGGAGACGTGTAGTCTAATTCAAGTCTATTAAATCCTTCTATTATTTAAACATCTCTATACTCTGATATTTCTGGTGTTATTGTATATCGTGAGTTGTTTATATGGTTTCTTGATCAGTGTAATGACATCATTTGTAATTCCTCAGCTTCAGATGAGAGCAGCCTGGAGACTGCCCCACACTCTACCAAGTCAGATGAGTCTTCTCTGGACTCAGAGGccgagaagaagaagaagtgccGCGTGCTCTTCTCCAAGGCCCAGACCTTTGAGCTCGAGAGGCGTTTCCGTCAGCAGCGCTATCTGTCAGCACCAGAGCGCGAGCAGATTGCCCATCTCCTCCGCCTGACGCCGACGCAGATTAAGATCTGGTTCCAGAACCATCGGTACAAAATGAAGAGGTCACGAGCGGAGGGAGAGTCACAAGACATAAACCAACCGCCTATGTTGCGCAGAGTAGTGGTACCCATCCTAGTTCGGGATGGCAAGCCGTATCAGACCTGTTTCATTGACACGGAGAAAGGAGGCTGTCTTGGACCGAACACATGCCCGGGTACACCCTTCAGTTTTGGGTACCAGTCTTACCAGCATCCGTCGCCGTTCGCTCTACCTCAACAATACCAGCACTTTGCCAGCCCGGCAGCATCCAGACACACCTTTGCTTGGAGAGACTTTCTGAATGACTCAGCTCAATTCAGTGCTTTTAAATGACTATAAAATATTAAGTAGAGGACTATGCGTAGAGAAACACTTACAACCACTTTAAATGTTTTCTGAATTCCCTTATTTTTCGAGGTACTTAAAAGTGTACTAATTACTACAGTAATATTTTTTTATGATAAGTATTTTGCACATATTttatttttggtattttatttaATGAATTGAGTGATATTCTCGAAAGATTAAAGTCGTTATTAGTTTCTTGTAATCTGATGGTAGGCCTATGGACATTCTACTCCTAGATTCGACCCCCCCAATTCGATAATGTGGTGTGTGTAAGCCTGATTTGTGTGTAGCCTATATTTTATCAGTATTTTCAATGTTCAGTTATTTGCATGACTTTCAAATCTACACAATGATATTTATCAAATGTACTAGGAAAGTAAAGAATCTCATTGATTTAAATATTCCGTTTTTCACTGTTGTCTGAAAATGTTATTGAACAAAATCGTTGTGTTGTTTGAtaacatgttttgtgtttttatagAATTACGAATAAATTGTttcttttatacatttttgcacatATTGTCAAGTATTTTCAATGTCCTCATGCAATGAAATGTAATCCAATAAAAAAAATTTGGGTATGAGAGGTACACCATCCGATAAGATAGATATAGGCCTGACACTATTTAGGATTATAGCTAAAACATAGTTGCATCTTACCAGTGCATGTTATTTTTAATTATTTTAGTAAAAATAAGAGAAAGTCTTATCTTAGAGGTACCTATAGGAATAAGAAACAAACACCAAGAAATGTGAGCTTTTATCATGTAAAAAGTCCCGAAACCCTAAAGCTGAGCAAACACAATCACTGTCTAAAGACTGGACGTCACTGAGCATAACAATACTTGGTAGACATTCGACTATGTAGTTTATCTCCCTCTAGTTCGAGTCATAGggcactctcgctctctcttgaaACAAAACGCTGAAACTGAAAGTTGTTTTGGTCTAGCCTACAAACGTGCAAGCAACGTGAAGCATAAATTGATCACATCCATAACTCTGCAACAATAGTTTATAACGAAGTCTGCAAACCTTTTTTGCAATGTTATATGTAAGTTATTAGAAAATAATAGACAATTTAACCGAAGAAGGTCTAGACTGGATGGCGACGGGCCTATTTAAAGAAGAACATGTCAGTAATAATACGAACAACTTATATAGTAGACTTTTTCAGGGTATTGCATTTTTATTTCATAATTGGTTATTGGTTGGTAGACATTCACATAAATATGAAATGATGATGGTCACTTCTCATTGGGAATTAGGAGTTAGATGCACAATTTCATTGCTCCATAAAAATATAATTTTAGGAGGAGAAATCTCATGCTTTTAGGATTGGACCATTACACTGAAATATCAGATTTCTATTTATTGATTCTAGAATCCATATTTGTAAGTAGTCAAAGGTTCCGAACCCTTGTGAGGGGTAAAACACTTCACTTCATTCTCCCTCCCTATTTTCTTATTCCATTGATGGAAGTGAAATATGTCTGAGGGGTTGACTGGAATGGAATATGCGTTATTCTGTGGTAACATGGATTCTTTTTTCACACTTTCACGACCCCATGATGTTGTTTTCTCGTCCCTGTCGCCAGGTCTATTGTCCCTGGCGCTCGGGCCACCTTGCATCACATATGGAGGGGACTggccgaacccccccccccctccccgcgCAATACATCTCCCCTTAAACACTCTTTTTGTGTGGTTGTCTCCAGCTGAATGGACCATTGTCTGTCTTCCAAAAGGGACCTAGACAAAATCCTTAGTGTTTCAATTCTCGTGATGTTTAATCAGTGCCCGCGACAAATTTATGAGGTTTAACCGCACAATGGTGTTTAAGAACATGGCGGATTTTAAGGCTGACAAAGACTGGCATTTAGGATGAGGTTGCCATTGGTTTTTAGAATTGGGTAGAAGAACGACTTCTTTGAATAGGATGCTTGGTTAGATATTCCCCATACATCTGTCCTTGTCTTCTTCCCCTCTTGACTAGACTGTCCATTTTTGAATACAAGTTAGTTCAAAATATAAGAACATTGACATTGGCAAACAAATGTAACAATCGTAACAAAAAATATTGGATATGTTACCCTTGATTCTG
It encodes the following:
- the LOC139563536 gene encoding homeobox protein Nkx-2.8-like, coding for MAGAAKFSFSVRSILDLPENDAETVQPSPGNSCSSSPYSSWMDSDRTPCLSSDESSLETAPHSTKSDESSLDSEAEKKKKCRVLFSKAQTFELERRFRQQRYLSAPEREQIAHLLRLTPTQIKIWFQNHRYKMKRSRAEGESQDINQPPMLRRVVVPILVRDGKPYQTCFIDTEKGGCLGPNTCPGTPFSFGYQSYQHPSPFALPQQYQHFASPAASRHTFAWRDFLNDSAQFSAFK